The stretch of DNA GTGGAGGAAATGGCGAATGAGCCAATTCCAGAGGATAGAGACATTAAAGATGAAGACTAGTAAAATCACAAAATTTTACAGTCAGCTTTTTTTCAGCTAATCTTAAAATATTAAGAGAAAAAAGGAGGAATTGTAAATGTATGATATTACGATTATCGGAATAGGTCCAGCAGGGGGAAGTGCGGCTTTATTTGCTGCTAAAGCTGGTAAAAAGGTATTAGTCATTGATAATGATAAAAGTGTAACGAAGCGTGCATGGTTAGAAAATCACTACGGAGTAATGGAGATTTCTGGTCCGGAATTAGTAGAGATAGGAAAAAAACAAGCTGCTAAATTTGGTGCTGAGCTTGTAGAAGCGACAGTTGAAAATATTGAAAAGGCGGAAACGGGTTTTACTATCCAAACAGCTGATCAGA from Cytobacillus dafuensis encodes:
- a CDS encoding NAD(P)/FAD-dependent oxidoreductase codes for the protein MYDITIIGIGPAGGSAALFAAKAGKKVLVIDNDKSVTKRAWLENHYGVMEISGPELVEIGKKQAAKFGAELVEATVENIEKAETGFTIQTADQNFETKHIIVATGMLTDLAEKVGLHTKPGTEPRIKTILDVDANGKTNIDGIWAAGTVAGVSMHTIITAGDGAKVAINVISELNGERYVDHDMIK